In the Peptoclostridium acidaminophilum DSM 3953 genome, one interval contains:
- the thiF gene encoding sulfur carrier protein ThiS adenylyltransferase ThiF — MDRDINGILKDAVAGIAGIGGLGSNAAVALARMGIGRLVLADYDIVDESNLNRQHYMIRHLGMKKVHAIKQIIGEINPQVHIESHDIYVDGCNAPEIFKDADIVIEAFDVASCKAEFVNSILGNTGKKVIAASGLAGYGPANSIVTRRVTERLYIVGDGVSGLSEGEKLLASRVAIAANHQANLAVRLLIGEEI, encoded by the coding sequence ATGGATCGAGATATTAATGGAATACTTAAGGATGCAGTTGCAGGTATAGCAGGAATAGGAGGGCTTGGCTCAAATGCTGCGGTCGCGCTTGCCAGGATGGGAATTGGAAGACTTGTGCTTGCAGACTACGACATAGTAGACGAGAGCAATTTAAACAGGCAGCATTACATGATAAGGCACCTGGGCATGAAAAAGGTGCATGCAATAAAGCAGATCATAGGGGAGATAAATCCGCAGGTGCATATCGAATCGCATGATATATACGTAGACGGATGCAATGCGCCTGAGATTTTTAAGGATGCGGATATTGTTATTGAGGCGTTTGACGTGGCAAGCTGCAAGGCGGAATTTGTAAATTCAATTCTGGGAAACACAGGCAAGAAGGTGATTGCAGCTTCGGGACTAGCCGGGTACGGCCCTGCAAACTCAATAGTTACGCGCAGGGTAACAGAAAGGCTATATATAGTAGGAGACGGCGTAAGCGGACTGTCTGAGGGAGAGAAGCTGCTTGCATCGAGAGTTGCAATAGCAGCTAACCATCAGGCCAATCTGGCTGTAAGGTTACTTATTGGTGAGGAAATATAA
- a CDS encoding thiazole synthase, whose protein sequence is MGKLKIGGIELGSRLFIGTGKYPSKDTLPKVIESSGTQMVTIALRRVDATRNENNILSYIPKDTILLPNTSGARNADEAVRIARLARAMGCGDWVKIEVISDNKYLLPDNEETLKATDILANEGFKVLPYMNPDLMSAKKLVDAGAVGVMPLGAPIGTNRGLRMKELIGIIIEEIKLPVIVDAGIGAPSHAAEAMEMGADAVLVNTAIATSDDPVKMAKAFSLAVKAGRYACTARLGAKSEVASASSPLTGFLHEEGF, encoded by the coding sequence ATGGGAAAGCTTAAAATAGGCGGAATTGAACTAGGCAGCAGGCTGTTTATAGGTACGGGCAAGTATCCCAGCAAGGACACGCTTCCAAAGGTGATTGAAAGCAGCGGGACTCAGATGGTGACAATAGCTCTTAGAAGGGTTGATGCCACCAGGAATGAAAACAACATACTCAGCTATATACCCAAGGACACAATACTTCTTCCGAATACTTCCGGCGCCAGGAATGCAGACGAGGCCGTGAGGATTGCAAGGCTGGCAAGGGCCATGGGCTGTGGCGATTGGGTGAAAATCGAGGTCATATCAGACAACAAGTACCTCTTGCCAGACAACGAGGAGACGCTAAAGGCCACAGATATTTTGGCAAATGAGGGCTTTAAGGTACTGCCATACATGAACCCCGACCTTATGAGTGCAAAAAAGCTAGTGGATGCAGGCGCTGTGGGCGTAATGCCTCTTGGAGCGCCTATAGGCACCAACAGGGGATTAAGGATGAAGGAGCTTATTGGCATAATAATAGAGGAGATTAAGCTGCCTGTAATAGTTGACGCCGGAATTGGAGCGCCTTCGCATGCGGCCGAGGCCATGGAGATGGGCGCTGATGCGGTGCTTGTTAACACGGCCATAGCAACTTCTGATGATCCGGTGAAAATGGCGAAGGCCTTCTCGCTCGCTGTAAAGGCCGGAAGGTATGCATGCACTGCAAGGCTTGGAGCCAAGAGTGAAGTTGCAAGCGCGTCGTCGCCTCTGACGGGCTTCCTGCATGAGGAGGGATTTTAA
- a CDS encoding IS110 family RNA-guided transposase, whose translation MSNNLFENLFISVGIDVGADFSWMSIALPNQTFVGKPFKIMHSDLNSLSLVVSKIKEAEELYSLESRIFLESTGIYHYPLFCYLRDKGFNIAVINPIITKNSTNINIRKVHNDRFDSRKVALVGLKPDLKVSLMPSDLALDLRNLSREYYDLMDNRSAYVNKLQGELRMVFPQYLKIFSKITTNTALTLLEKYTSPEAFLSASKEEIVDSIRSTARFGLTYAENKYNAIIQAANDANTFGYSVSSNFKRILLYIRFIRNYDIEVASVLSDMHELVDTNETTDFVKQVRLVESYKGAGFLSAVSLMGEIGDFSSFRSPKQLFAYFGLDPAVKQSGQFEGTKISMSKRGSRIARRVIHTMALISISKNRDGSAKNPVLRDYYLKKCQSKPKMVALGAVMHKVCNIVFAILRDEKEFAIITPEDHQMNYLRAKCDKAA comes from the coding sequence ATGTCAAACAATCTTTTTGAAAATTTATTTATCTCGGTCGGTATTGATGTTGGTGCGGACTTCAGTTGGATGTCTATCGCACTGCCTAACCAGACCTTTGTGGGAAAGCCTTTTAAAATCATGCATTCCGACCTTAATTCCTTAAGCTTAGTTGTTTCTAAAATAAAAGAAGCAGAAGAGCTGTATTCCTTAGAAAGTCGCATCTTTCTGGAATCCACGGGAATTTATCATTACCCACTCTTCTGCTATCTTCGTGATAAGGGTTTTAACATTGCGGTTATCAATCCTATCATCACTAAGAATAGCACAAACATCAACATTAGAAAAGTACATAATGACCGTTTTGATTCAAGAAAGGTTGCATTGGTAGGTCTTAAACCTGATTTAAAGGTATCACTAATGCCATCTGATCTTGCTCTTGATTTGCGAAATCTTTCAAGAGAGTATTACGATCTGATGGATAATCGCTCTGCCTATGTGAATAAGCTACAGGGAGAATTGCGCATGGTATTTCCACAGTATTTAAAAATATTTTCCAAGATAACCACAAATACAGCTCTGACCTTACTGGAAAAATACACATCTCCTGAAGCATTTCTAAGTGCCTCAAAAGAAGAGATTGTTGATTCTATAAGGTCTACTGCCAGGTTTGGACTTACATATGCTGAAAACAAGTATAATGCCATAATCCAGGCTGCAAATGATGCAAATACCTTTGGGTATTCTGTAAGCAGTAATTTCAAGCGAATACTTCTATATATCCGTTTTATCAGAAACTATGATATTGAAGTGGCCTCTGTTCTTTCTGATATGCATGAACTTGTTGATACGAATGAAACTACTGATTTTGTGAAACAAGTCCGCTTAGTTGAATCCTATAAAGGAGCTGGCTTCTTATCCGCAGTGAGTCTAATGGGTGAGATTGGCGATTTTTCATCTTTTCGTTCACCAAAGCAACTCTTTGCTTATTTTGGGCTAGATCCAGCTGTAAAGCAGTCTGGGCAATTTGAAGGCACAAAGATCTCCATGTCAAAGCGAGGTTCCCGCATTGCCAGAAGAGTTATTCATACAATGGCTCTTATCAGTATCAGTAAGAACAGAGATGGCTCTGCCAAAAATCCGGTCTTGCGTGATTACTATTTAAAGAAATGCCAATCAAAGCCTAAAATGGTTGCTCTTGGAGCTGTTATGCATAAAGTCTGTAACATTGTGTTTGCAATACTTCGTGATGAAAAAGAATTCGCTATCATCACCCCAGAAGATCATCAAATGAATTACTTAAGAGCTAAATGCGATAAAGCTGCGTAA
- the thiS gene encoding sulfur carrier protein ThiS: MLVNGNDMETKGSISVKQLLDLMGIDDSAVVVEADCRIVPRDKYNEWLLDEASRVEIVAFVGGG, translated from the coding sequence GTGCTCGTAAACGGAAATGATATGGAAACCAAGGGCTCAATAAGCGTGAAGCAGCTGCTGGACCTTATGGGTATTGACGATTCGGCGGTTGTTGTAGAGGCTGACTGCAGGATAGTTCCCAGGGATAAGTATAACGAGTGGCTGCTGGATGAGGCGTCACGAGTTGAGATTGTAGCATTTGTAGGCGGAGGTTAA